The Punica granatum isolate Tunisia-2019 chromosome 4, ASM765513v2, whole genome shotgun sequence sequence CAAAGGCTAAAACTGGAAGAGATTTACCAACGCCCACAAAAAGATAATCAGAACTCTGATTATCATCACGAACACTGAGATTAGAAATATCTGAAGTCACATGATGTGTGGCTCCTGAATCCATATACCAGTCTGGATCATAAAGTGCCGGCGAGGATCCATAGGCCAGATGAGCCTGAGCCCCAGAGAACTGACAGAATGGCGTGGTGTGACCAGCTCGATTGCAAATCTGATAGACAACAGAAAAACTGAGCCTGAAATGTTGTATTAAACCGAGTTGCTGATTCGGCCCAAGAGAAAAGGACCCACGGGCGGAGGGAGCAATTGGACTGGGCCGACCACCGAAATAAGGCCCATGAGTGATTGGGCGGACACGCGGGTGGGTCTCACCCGAACTGACATAACCGACCCGCTTAACCTTTCTTCTCCACCCGATCCCTAATTAGGGATTTTTCTCCCGTTTCCGCGATCAGACGAATCCCCGGAAGAGCCCGAGCCTCTTCcctttccatttccttttcctcCCTTACTTTACCTTTGTTGCGGCCGTTTTGATTGTTCCGACCATCAACATAGTGAGCTTCAATCGGAGGAGCACTGAGGATCCCGGAGAGAGGAGCGGCAGCAAAGGAAGCCAAGTTTACCATCTAAGCTCCATGGGTGGCTGCATACAAACGCCGATCTTTATGTCCAACGAGCAGCGATTGAAGCTCATCCGTGCTAATGGTGAGCATGCATTTGGATTGAGCAAGCATAATGGGTTCCCATTCGAGACCGAGCCCGATGTGAATCTGACGATTAATCTCAGCCGTGGTCATAGGCTTCCCGATTTGAGCATACCTTAGAGCATGTTCCTTCATCGAATTGATAAATGCAGCCATCAATTTGGAGCCTTTCTTCAAATCACGCCACTATTGATCGAGCAAATCCTCCTGTGCAGCTGTCTAATTAATAAAAGCCCGTTCCAAAGATGTCCATGCCTCATGAGATGTTTTGGTAGTGAGAATAGTCACCCCAATTGCCTCGGTGACTGCTAGCATGTTACAGGtgagggcaaaattgtctcTTGACTCCCATCTTAGGTAGTCATGATTAGTGATTTGGACACCATCTGCTTCAGCAATTGTCTTGCTCAGGGCGGTGGCCCCACCCTTAACATGATCTAGCAGATCGTATGTAGCCAGCAAAGGTGTCATGACACCTCTCCAGTATAGATAATTTTGGCCATTGAGCTTGATTGGAATTTGGAATAGTGGTTGGTGTCTAAATAATTGGGGGTGaggatgaagaggaagaaacaaGTGAGGATGGGGTACCAGCCATGGTCACTaattggagaagaagagaaagagtaGAGTAAAGCGGAAGCAGATGAGCTAATCGGAGTTATCCGTATTAAAGCTCTAATACCATGAAGAAAGGACAGTGTATTGGATGAATCCTCACTTACTGTATGAGGTGAAATCCATTAGAATAAATAGCGTTGTACAGAGTTCTAAGTATGTAAACTAGTTCTAAGTATGGAAGCTATTTATACATGACTAAAATATATGATCTGTACATGGTAAGCCATAATGACAAATATCCATGCTAATCTTCTCTATTAACTTGAAACTATAGTTATTGCTTTCTAGGTCATGAGAAACGAACTGCTTGTCATGACGGCTCTTGACAAGAGCAACTTTCCCAATAAACTCCACAAACTTCATAGCATGGCTACGATTAGCAAAGAAGAAATCATTGCCATGACCCATCTGCTAGATCTTGATGGCATGAAATGCAGCATCATGCTTTAGGATCAACTGCTCTAAATAGAAGAAAGTTCTTTCTGTGAGAAACATGCTACCGAAGTTGCACGGCTGCAACCCACTAATCAGGACACATGTACTCTTGCTGAACGTACTCGACAACATAAGCCTGCTCCGCAATGAAACCATTCAAAATCTCCTTCTACGTTTTGTTCAAGAAGGAGAAATCGGTGATTTATGGATCCATAGAGTCAAATGTGTTCAGTGTTCTTTGTTGCTTTGGCTACATGGCTCTTGTGATGTGCTAGAGCTAGGAATACAGGAACCCGAAAAGTAGGGGCGTTATGAACACAATGGAGTTCGATATCCAGCTCGAGATCGGGACTACAGGAAGAAGCCTCAAGCGACCTCCTCCCATGTCCAATCCCCCTGTTTTttcctccaaaaaaaaaggagccaAAACGACAATTTTGAATCCAACGTGGGACTTAACGTGCCAAATCAACATATAACAGGTTACATCAGCGTTTTCCGTCAGGAACTAGATGGAAACTTGGACAGAAGGACGAAAATGTCTAAACATTATACACGCCGCGTTCAATTAGCATAATAAATATCTTTCTGAGACatcttttcaaaaagtgcatcTTTCAGGAACCAAATTGTAAATTTTGTCTTTTAAAAACCTTAGATGGTCAGTCAATGTTAACTTATATCCTATCCCATTCATTTTCATAGTCAAAGATTCTAATTTTGGCTCCACAGACACAGTCCGCTCTTTGCTGAAAGAAGAAATCAATCGTACGGACATCCCTGCAGCTTCATTCAGACCCCGGCAAGAAATCTCCAGGAATCAGACCAAAtcttcatctctctctcctttaAAGTTTACAGCTgtcaggaagaagaaagacaAAAGATACTGCCACATTCTTTTGCTCTCCACTGGTCAGTATAGTACGGTACAGCCATGCTCTGCCATTGTGATATTTGACCCGATAGGATTCAGTCCGGGAACCATACCCCAACAAAGCTTTTCGTCATTCTCCGAGAACTGTATGGGGTTTAGTAGATTCGTAGTATCCCTCTGCGATTGAGAAATGCTCCACGGAGTGATTCGTCCAGCCTTCACCCAGCCAAACTTCCCCATTGTTCTTTTCCAATTCTATGGTCCGCGTTTCACCACTTTCGGAACCCATAGCAGCATAGCACTGTTAAAAGCTCTTGGCGTTTCCTGCCAAGAAAGTTGAAAGTTTTATGTGGTGAAACCTGAACTGTACCATTGGAGAAGAACGATGGAGTTTGGCTCGGAGAGGGATGATGAATTTCCATGGGCATTTCTCCATCGTAGCGGAATTCTCCATATGTTATGGGTGGGAAGGGAGCTCCGTGTTCCATATCCTTATATTTGATCGGACTGGCTACCAGATCAAATATCATGAGATGCTGAAGTTTAACGATGCTAATGAAGATGTTTCGGGTGGAATTGTCGGTGATTTCGAAATGTCTGCGGAAACGGATGCTGACGACTTAGCTTCTTATCAGCTCTGgataaacctttttttttttttaatgatgaaTAATTTACCCAAAGTAGAGAGGTAAGCTAACTTGTGTGTAGTCTTTGTATTGTAAATTTACCCAAAGCTCTGGATATGAATATCCGATCGGGTAAGTATTGTAAATCAGAGACGGTCTGTGTCTGTCTATTTCTTGTGTATAGTGTTATCAAACATGAGAATGGTCTTCCACTCGAAGATTCCATCCAAAAAATTCTTATCTGCCGATATTGTTGTCTCTTCTTTGTTCATCGTGTTGGATGATTGATGAAGATTTTTGAATCATATTGGCGCCGGTGGGGTTGTCTATGAGTGTGAAGACCTGGGAGCGAGCGAGCATCTTCAGGGAGCAACTTATGATTACCAAGAACAATCCCCGTTACGATGTCATGAGTTTGAAGGAGATTGTTATGTTCTCGAGTTGTGTTCTACCTCTTGGAGAGTATTCTGTTATTTTGTAAAGACACTAGAGTTCAGTTTATAATATTTACCTCGGATCCTGAAGTTTGGTACAATATACATTGAAAGATCTTTGTCTAATGATACAGCCATGACCATTAATTAGTTGTGGTATATGAAGTATTGCGAAAGTTAGTTCAGATATGCCCTCCTCTGTAATGAGGCATTTCAAGTTTTGAGGAGGTCTTGAATTTTTGCAATGGTGCAATTTTGGATCATGAATTTCAAGATTCCAAAATTCGATGACAACTCATGCAATTGAAACTGTTCGGGTAATCGTAGGATATTCGATTTTCTGGTGAATGACTTTACGAATGGGATGTCATAACTTTGTGTGCATGCTCTACAGACTTGAATAAAACAGTACTCATCAAGATCTACATATTTTTGTGTCTCTGTGTCTGTATACGAAATGAAAACGAAGTGTTCGGGGATGTAATTCCAGTATTTCGGCAACAATTTCTTGGCGGGGAGCTGAGTTAAAAACTGTTGTAATTGATGATTTGGTGAGCATTTATCTTTTCGATTTGTTCTTGTTCCGGCTCGCTCTCACCAGAATGTTTTGTAGGAGAGGGATGCAAATACGTTTGGAagcatttactctcttttctttcgagAACGTGGAGCATGCCCCTCCGATCGACCTGAAGTCCACCTCTTTGCACCACCTCGAGCCAGGGAAGTAGAGCCTCCCTCCGTTCCCGGGCTTGATGCCTGTAAGCCACCCCAGGGACCTGCTGCTATCGTGGAAGAAAGATGCTGATGACTGTATCAGAAAAGAGGATGGCGCATGACTATTAgaattgaaataatatatCGGAAAATTCACGTCTTACAATTCCCTGTGTCATGGCTGAATTTACCTCGGTGTCGAGGGCTGAGGATGTGAATGAGGAGAAGCTAGCCGAGGGCAACAGCAAGCGGGTCTCTGCAGAGGCAGTTCTAATGCTCTCAACAACTCCGAGTCTTGAATTCATGATCTCAAGTCCGAGTGGCCATCCGATCGACATCTCGTGGGCCTGCAAGACTCATCATCACCTGTCATACCATCACATACTTCAACTTTATAGAATCAAAGTATGAAAGACCCGGTATAACATTATACGATCATAAGCTCAGTCTTACCTCTATGTCCATGGAGCATGAAAATGAAGCAGCTGACTTGGGGTTagggagagaagaagagatgaagaacagAGGCAATGTATAAGCAAGAAGAGGCAATTAGGGACTGGAACTCAGAGGATGTTGTCTTATCTTTTGGAAGGACCAGGGTATTAATACAAGTCTTCATTGGAAGAATATTGgagaaatttaattaattaattaaattaaattaacaaTCAGAGTGGTTGGCCTTGATCTTGTTGTGGGTTTAGCCTTAATTCTAAGTTACAGAATGGGATGAGTGGTTCTGTATCAATTAATTGCTCCATCCTGACAGCCTTTGACAATTACAGTTATTCAGACATGAAAGTACCGTTTAACCGTCGACAAGTAACAATTCAAATGGCTGTAAATTCCAGCAAAGTCCCATGGAACGGATTAATATCATGTATGGACGCCTCTGCTCTATCCATACAATATATAAGATTAAGTCCATGTTTGTTTATTTCACCTAAAAGTACATACCCTACTGGAAAAGGAGTacataaattggagatttatCGATTTTTTAGGGAACATGCTAAAAAAGAGATTAAAAATGGAAGCTTTGGGCAATTCAATatcaaaatttagaaaaattctcAAAAAACTCTAGGGCCGGTTTACTTTTAGAAAAgccttctttattttttttttcacttttctttctccttttcaaaatttatttctctaaagaaaattgagaaatcatATTTACAAACtcaaaattgagaattttcaGACTTATATTCAATATCTAACAACGATTTGAAACTTTCCAATTAAAGGGAGCAGAATggatttaatttaaaaaattgataaaagaCCTTATAATTAAAGggaagaaaattagaaaattattaaaagtacTTCTCTAAATTGTTTTGGATTTAGGGAATTAGAAAAATCTCTTTTCCTAAACAATTGTTATTAATTTAAAGTAGGTAAACACATATTTTACGGTTTTctatattttatgaaattttttcgaaaaattagaaaatttcaCAAAGTAAACATAATTTTCTTAACTTTGATGTGTTAAGTAATCTAATGCATTTGATTTCCTATACTCTTACTTAGGAAATGGAGAGAGTATTTCGGTCCGGGAATTGAGCATAAATGGATCTACTAAAAATTTCACAATCAAAAGTGATACATTAATTCCATTTCTTCAAGTTATGGAATCAACAATACTTTATCTTTTTGTTCCTTAATAacaatcttgcatgcataacgGGTGGGGGGAAGGTCACTAGTTAGAATTAGAATTAAATGATGCAAttaatattcatatatatgaattCAGTTAATGAATTacttcacccaaaaaaaaaaagaattaaaggATGCAATTAATATTCATATAAGTGAATTCAGTTAATGAATTACATAATTCACCAAAAGCCATATACATACAAGAAAGGTCCTTTTTGACATGGAAATAGATAGGAGCAACTGCTGTCAGCTCTTCTTCAGCTCTGATATTCCAATCGAAACGAAgacttttttctattttaaataACTTAGCAATCTTCAttattaataactaataatacGGGGGAACACATATAGTCATCACATAATACTTTGATGAAAGTCTTGAATCGAAAGCGAAGACTTTTATGTGTCTTGAATTATGGAGGAAATTGAGCGACGGGGTCATTGTTACCTGTGTTGCATTTATTTAGACAGAATACCTTGTGAATTTCGATACTCAATCCaatatatgagaaaattatTCCTGGAATCGCATGAATAATGTTtcccataattttaatttgttaaaaaatatatggtcAAAATTATAcagaatataataaaataaatagaaaagcatatggtttcaaaaaaaattcaaatatgtCCTGCTTTTTTCAAATATGACTTAAAGAAGCacaatatttcattttggtgCCAAATCAGTCCTGCCATAGCTATTTTGTTACCAATTCGTcaatcaa is a genomic window containing:
- the LOC116202995 gene encoding uncharacterized protein LOC116202995 isoform X1, with protein sequence MDIEAHEMSIGWPLGLEIMNSRLGVVESIRTASAETRLLLPSASFSSFTSSALDTESSASFFHDSSRSLGWLTGIKPGNGGRLYFPGSRWCKEVDFRSIGGACSTFSKEKRVNASKRICIPLLQNILVRASRNKNKSKR
- the LOC116202995 gene encoding uncharacterized protein LOC116202995 isoform X2; translated protein: MSIGWPLGLEIMNSRLGVVESIRTASAETRLLLPSASFSSFTSSALDTESSASFFHDSSRSLGWLTGIKPGNGGRLYFPGSRWCKEVDFRSIGGACSTFSKEKRVNASKRICIPLLQNILVRASRNKNKSKR